One genomic segment of Candidatus Methylomirabilota bacterium includes these proteins:
- a CDS encoding polymer-forming cytoskeletal protein, producing the protein MFKGIQRFFGFDTDEEELSSAGLRQPVLSASAFRVGEKLAIKGEIVGEGDLELAGKFEGLINVHGTVVVGDRAEVDADITASTIVVGGKVRGNLNAAGRVEILPQGVLTGNLRTGSFAAADGASVKGEILVERGTKPKPEVMGSP; encoded by the coding sequence TTGTTCAAGGGAATTCAGCGCTTTTTCGGGTTCGACACCGACGAGGAGGAGCTCTCCTCGGCGGGTCTCCGCCAGCCGGTGCTCTCGGCGTCCGCCTTCCGCGTGGGTGAGAAGCTCGCGATCAAGGGCGAAATCGTCGGGGAAGGGGACCTCGAGCTGGCCGGGAAGTTCGAGGGATTGATCAATGTCCACGGCACCGTCGTGGTCGGCGACCGCGCCGAGGTCGACGCGGATATCACCGCCTCGACGATCGTGGTCGGCGGAAAGGTCCGCGGGAACCTGAACGCGGCGGGGCGCGTGGAGATCCTCCCACAAGGCGTCCTCACGGGAAACCTGAGGACCGGAAGCTTCGCGGCGGCCGACGGGGCGTCCGTGAAGGGCGAAATCCTCGTCGAGCGGGGGACCAAGCCCAAGCCGGAGGTCATGGGATCGCCATGA
- a CDS encoding SH3 domain-containing protein, with protein sequence MRSVGIAALILALTGPAAAGEIILANGSRLSGELVNEVLLVSTGTDLVEVAPEQVRLITRDEVRLKDGRVLRGALVGGRLKARTPLGELAIRTEELRAFRAEGVAVTSAPAPASPPPPAAAPPAVGPPAPRGPAPVPALPAPTPAPTSPAAEAALPSVTLYQAIPPAPAGSGRLSNPAAAAPFTPSVPAADAAGPDGTVVASVGSGAGPASGAGKRLEVAVRENVLRRDAVETAAPVGRVLRGEQVTYLDSIDRRLRIFNTLIFDGGHWIKIRAANGAEGWVPAAVLREVP encoded by the coding sequence ATGAGATCGGTCGGGATCGCTGCGCTCATTCTCGCCCTGACGGGGCCGGCTGCGGCGGGGGAGATCATCCTCGCGAACGGGAGTCGGCTCAGCGGCGAGCTCGTGAACGAGGTGCTCCTCGTCTCCACCGGAACCGACCTGGTCGAGGTCGCGCCCGAGCAGGTGCGCCTCATCACCCGGGACGAGGTCCGCCTCAAGGACGGCCGGGTCCTGCGCGGCGCGCTGGTGGGCGGTCGCCTGAAAGCCCGTACCCCCCTCGGCGAACTCGCGATCAGGACCGAAGAGCTGCGCGCCTTCCGCGCCGAGGGCGTCGCGGTGACCTCGGCCCCGGCGCCGGCGTCCCCGCCACCGCCGGCCGCAGCGCCGCCCGCGGTCGGGCCGCCCGCCCCGCGTGGACCGGCGCCGGTCCCGGCGCTGCCAGCGCCGACGCCCGCGCCGACCTCGCCGGCGGCGGAGGCGGCGCTGCCCTCCGTCACGCTCTATCAGGCAATCCCGCCGGCGCCTGCCGGGTCCGGCCGATTGTCGAACCCCGCCGCGGCGGCCCCATTCACCCCCTCGGTCCCGGCCGCCGACGCCGCGGGCCCTGACGGCACCGTGGTGGCCTCGGTCGGGTCGGGCGCCGGGCCGGCTTCCGGCGCGGGGAAGCGACTCGAGGTCGCCGTCCGCGAGAACGTGCTCCGCCGCGATGCCGTGGAGACGGCCGCGCCCGTGGGGAGGGTGCTTCGCGGCGAGCAAGTCACCTACCTCGACTCCATCGACCGCCGGCTGCGGATCTTCAACACGCTGATCTTCGACGGCGGCCACTGGATCAAGATCCGCGCGGCCAACGGGGCCGAGGGCTGGGTCCCGGCGGCGGTGCTCCGCGAAGTGCCGTGA
- a CDS encoding tetratricopeptide repeat protein, which yields MIGWGPLGDLPPIARWGILSVAGLLLSLLVGAGVWTFLQHREATARQAFAAASASYRQAMASPEPARLATAAQALTQFLRDYPRISAAAQASYLLGNVQYQRREYDAALSAFGEAARRDAGSVGALSRLGAGYTWEAKGDLARALETYRDALQGRQPKEFLYGELLLATGRVQEQLKQPAAAIATYRQLLREVPDSARAEEVRIRLAILGARAA from the coding sequence GTGATCGGCTGGGGACCGCTCGGCGACCTCCCGCCGATCGCGCGGTGGGGGATCCTGAGCGTCGCCGGTCTGCTCCTCAGCCTCCTGGTCGGGGCCGGGGTCTGGACCTTCCTCCAGCACCGGGAGGCGACGGCGCGCCAGGCGTTCGCCGCGGCGAGCGCGAGCTATCGCCAGGCGATGGCCAGCCCCGAGCCGGCCCGGCTGGCCACGGCCGCTCAGGCGCTCACGCAGTTCCTCAGGGACTATCCTCGGATCTCCGCCGCCGCCCAGGCCTCGTATCTCCTCGGTAACGTCCAGTACCAGCGCCGCGAGTACGACGCCGCCCTCTCGGCGTTCGGCGAGGCGGCCCGGCGCGACGCCGGCAGCGTGGGGGCGCTGAGCCGTCTGGGCGCGGGCTACACCTGGGAGGCCAAGGGAGACCTGGCGCGGGCGCTCGAGACCTACCGGGACGCGCTCCAGGGGCGCCAACCGAAGGAGTTCCTCTACGGCGAGCTCCTCCTGGCGACCGGGCGCGTCCAGGAGCAGCTCAAGCAGCCGGCGGCCGCCATCGCGACGTACCGGCAGCTTCTCCGCGAGGTGCCCGACTCGGCCCGGGCAGAGGAGGTCCGGATCCGCCTCGCCATCCTGGGCGCTCGCGCCGCCTGA
- a CDS encoding Phenylacetic acid catabolic protein, whose protein sequence is MNEQDRDTHERLLAKIAAGDKIQSPDEMSSVYRANLVHLMTMQADSELAGAYGYVPWIMKAPTVDEKLVVAQIVKDETRHAKVMYDLLEELGFDVEGHVRPHDQEFGRRLEDPEADIGTARLSTDKRVNIFYYPIDTWADFVMFNFCMDRGAGHQLEDARRCSYGPWVRAIEGIFKEEKMHIRHGELWVKRLAETAATRDEAERTFHKWFVRTMNIFGRPGSPKNRLYRQLGLKVRDNDEVRQAFASEVRALVEPLGWRLPEWKPNWERLPEEAQIPG, encoded by the coding sequence ATGAACGAGCAGGATCGGGACACGCACGAGCGCCTGCTGGCCAAGATCGCCGCGGGCGACAAGATCCAGTCCCCGGACGAGATGAGCTCGGTGTACCGGGCGAACCTGGTCCACCTGATGACCATGCAGGCCGACTCGGAGCTGGCCGGCGCCTACGGCTACGTCCCGTGGATCATGAAGGCCCCGACTGTCGACGAGAAGCTCGTGGTGGCGCAGATCGTCAAGGACGAGACCCGCCACGCCAAGGTGATGTACGACCTCCTCGAGGAGCTCGGCTTCGACGTCGAGGGACACGTCCGACCGCACGACCAGGAGTTCGGCCGGCGCCTCGAGGACCCCGAGGCGGACATCGGGACGGCGCGGCTGTCGACCGACAAGCGGGTGAACATCTTCTATTACCCGATCGATACCTGGGCGGACTTCGTGATGTTCAACTTCTGCATGGACCGCGGGGCCGGCCATCAGCTGGAGGACGCGCGGCGCTGCTCCTACGGGCCCTGGGTCCGGGCCATCGAGGGGATCTTCAAGGAAGAGAAGATGCACATCCGCCACGGGGAGCTGTGGGTCAAGCGCCTGGCCGAGACCGCGGCCACGCGGGACGAGGCGGAGCGGACCTTTCACAAGTGGTTCGTCCGGACGATGAACATCTTCGGCCGGCCGGGGAGCCCGAAGAACCGGCTCTACCGCCAGCTCGGCCTGAAGGTGCGCGATAACGACGAGGTTCGCCAGGCGTTCGCGAGCGAGGTGCGGGCGCTCGTCGAGCCCCTCGGGTGGCGGCTCCCGGAGTGGAAGCCGAACTGGGAGCGGCTGCCCGAGGAGGCTCAGATCCCGGGCTGA
- a CDS encoding phenylacetate--CoA ligase yields MIWEPAVESLPRGELRALQLTRLRAALRWCQERVLFYRKAFETAGVSPDDVRDLDDLARFPFTAKSDLREHYPFGLFAVPLTEVRRIHASSGTKGKPTIVGYTSRDLETWSICMARGLAAAGARPGDILHVAYGYGLFTGGLGFHYGAERLGCTVVPASSGNTLRQILLMQDLRPQGLACTPSFALHLGEALREAGVDGRGLGLRYGAFGAEPWTLGMRGQIEARLGLTAVDFYGLSEVIGPGVAAECAEAREGLHVNEDHFLVEVVDPATGAPRPPGAEGELTFTSLTKEAFPVVRYRTGDLSALALDPCRCGRTLARMARVGGRTDDMLVIRGVNVYPSQVEAVLLALPDLAPHYQLVVDRAGPLPRLEVQVEVADPVLQRWGGWWPDRPEVAALRAVVTERLRAGLAISTDVRIVGPKTVPRSEGKAVRVVERTERP; encoded by the coding sequence ATGATCTGGGAGCCGGCGGTCGAGAGCTTGCCCCGCGGGGAGCTGCGAGCGCTGCAGCTCACGCGGCTCCGGGCGGCGCTCCGCTGGTGCCAGGAGCGCGTCCTGTTTTACCGGAAGGCGTTCGAGACCGCCGGGGTGAGCCCGGACGATGTCCGAGACCTCGACGACCTCGCCCGGTTCCCGTTCACCGCCAAGAGCGACCTGCGGGAGCACTACCCCTTCGGGCTCTTCGCGGTCCCGCTCACCGAGGTGCGGCGGATCCACGCATCCTCGGGCACCAAGGGCAAGCCCACCATCGTCGGGTACACGAGCCGCGACCTCGAGACCTGGAGCATCTGCATGGCGCGCGGGCTGGCGGCGGCCGGGGCCCGTCCGGGGGACATCCTGCACGTGGCATACGGCTATGGCTTGTTCACCGGGGGGCTCGGGTTTCACTATGGGGCCGAGCGGCTCGGGTGCACGGTGGTGCCGGCGTCCTCCGGCAACACGCTGCGCCAGATCCTCCTCATGCAGGACCTCCGCCCCCAGGGGCTGGCCTGCACGCCGTCCTTCGCCCTGCACCTGGGAGAGGCGCTACGGGAAGCGGGCGTCGACGGCCGCGGGCTCGGACTCCGCTACGGGGCCTTCGGCGCCGAGCCCTGGACCCTGGGGATGCGGGGCCAGATCGAGGCGCGGCTGGGGCTGACCGCCGTGGATTTCTACGGGCTCTCGGAGGTCATCGGCCCCGGCGTCGCCGCCGAGTGTGCGGAGGCGCGAGAGGGACTTCACGTCAACGAGGATCACTTCCTGGTCGAGGTCGTCGACCCGGCGACGGGCGCGCCGCGGCCGCCAGGGGCGGAAGGGGAGCTCACGTTCACCAGCCTCACCAAGGAGGCCTTCCCGGTGGTCCGCTACCGGACCGGCGACCTCTCGGCCCTCGCCCTCGATCCCTGCCGGTGCGGGCGGACGCTCGCCCGCATGGCCCGCGTGGGGGGCCGGACCGACGACATGCTCGTGATCCGCGGAGTCAACGTGTACCCCTCGCAGGTGGAGGCGGTGCTGCTGGCCCTGCCGGACCTGGCGCCGCACTACCAGCTGGTCGTCGATCGGGCCGGGCCCCTGCCGCGTCTCGAGGTCCAGGTCGAGGTGGCCGATCCCGTGCTCCAGCGGTGGGGCGGCTGGTGGCCGGACCGCCCCGAGGTGGCGGCGCTTCGGGCCGTGGTGACGGAGCGTCTCCGGGCCGGTCTGGCGATCTCGACCGATGTGCGGATCGTCGGGCCCAAGACGGTGCCCCGCAGCGAGGGGAAGGCCGTCCGGGTCGTCGAGCGAACGGAGCGCCCGTGA
- a CDS encoding glycosyltransferase, with protein sequence MLGGVSTAVETLRRTLERLGHDVVVIAPRMAGACEPTPGVMRVPAVPAPTYPDFSLPLPVLRGLARRMEALGLDVFHAQHPFLLGATARRLARRLGRPLVFTYHTLYDKYAHYVPLPRPVVADRAVAWSTRFANSADLVIAPSAGLAARLRGQGVRRPVQVLPTGVDLGLFQPGDRAAARAALGLPAAPLLLYVGRLDREKNLTFLLDAFERIAVGHPTVQLVLVGRGTQEKSLRHYAAGLAARARVRFGGGVPQAQVVRYYQAADVFAFTSTTETQGLAVLEAMASGLPVVAVRASGVEEAVVDGVTGLLTPEDREVFAAAVLEVLADPGLAGKLASGAREGAQPFAADALGARLCAIYQRLRAGIGPDRAVE encoded by the coding sequence ATGCTCGGGGGAGTCTCGACGGCGGTCGAGACGCTTCGCCGGACCCTCGAGCGCCTCGGACACGACGTCGTCGTCATCGCGCCGCGGATGGCCGGAGCCTGCGAGCCGACGCCGGGCGTGATGCGGGTGCCGGCGGTTCCGGCTCCGACCTATCCCGACTTCTCCCTCCCGCTGCCGGTACTCCGGGGGCTCGCGAGGCGGATGGAGGCCCTCGGGCTCGACGTCTTCCACGCCCAGCACCCCTTCCTGCTCGGGGCCACGGCGCGGCGCCTCGCGCGGCGCCTGGGCCGCCCGCTCGTGTTCACCTACCACACGCTGTACGACAAGTACGCGCACTATGTGCCGCTGCCGCGGCCGGTCGTGGCCGACCGGGCGGTGGCGTGGAGCACGCGGTTCGCGAACTCGGCCGATCTCGTCATTGCGCCCTCGGCCGGACTGGCGGCGCGCCTTCGGGGCCAGGGGGTGCGGCGGCCGGTCCAGGTGCTGCCGACGGGCGTCGACCTCGGGCTCTTCCAGCCCGGCGACCGGGCGGCGGCACGGGCGGCGCTCGGCCTGCCGGCCGCGCCGCTGCTGCTCTACGTGGGCCGGCTCGACCGGGAGAAGAACCTCACCTTCCTGCTGGACGCCTTCGAGCGGATCGCCGTCGGCCACCCGACCGTTCAGCTCGTCCTCGTCGGCCGAGGGACCCAGGAGAAGAGCCTCCGGCACTATGCCGCCGGGCTCGCCGCCCGGGCGCGGGTCCGATTCGGCGGCGGCGTGCCGCAGGCTCAGGTAGTCCGCTACTACCAGGCGGCCGATGTGTTCGCGTTCACCTCGACCACCGAGACGCAGGGCCTGGCTGTCCTCGAGGCCATGGCCAGCGGCCTTCCGGTGGTGGCCGTGCGGGCCTCCGGCGTGGAGGAGGCCGTGGTGGACGGGGTGACGGGACTCCTCACCCCCGAGGACCGGGAGGTCTTCGCTGCCGCCGTGCTCGAGGTCCTGGCCGACCCGGGTCTGGCCGGGAAGCTCGCCTCCGGCGCGCGCGAGGGCGCCCAGCCGTTCGCGGCCGACGCGCTCGGGGCGCGCCTGTGCGCGATCTACCAGCGGCTCCGGGCGGGCATCGGGCCGGATCGGGCGGTGGAATGA
- a CDS encoding bifunctional nuclease family protein yields the protein MWVEMKVRGLALDPVSNMPIIILRDEEERRSLPIWVGIFEANAIALELEKISTPRPMTHDLIKSILESVEAKVEKIVVNDLRDNTFFALIHLRLGEEEITVDSRPSDAIALALRVGAPIFVDEDVVRRAKSVEVAPKESDDQEKLKEWLENLKPEDFGKYKM from the coding sequence ATGTGGGTCGAGATGAAGGTCCGGGGGTTGGCCCTGGATCCCGTGTCGAACATGCCCATCATCATCCTCCGCGACGAAGAAGAGCGGCGGTCGTTGCCCATCTGGGTCGGCATCTTCGAGGCCAACGCGATCGCCCTCGAGCTCGAGAAGATCTCGACGCCACGACCGATGACCCATGACCTCATCAAGAGCATCCTGGAGTCCGTCGAGGCCAAGGTCGAGAAGATCGTGGTGAACGACCTTCGCGACAACACCTTCTTCGCCCTGATCCATCTCCGGCTTGGCGAGGAGGAGATCACCGTGGACTCGCGCCCGTCGGACGCCATCGCCCTGGCGCTCCGGGTGGGCGCCCCGATCTTCGTGGACGAGGACGTCGTGCGGCGAGCCAAGAGCGTTGAGGTCGCGCCGAAGGAGTCGGACGACCAGGAGAAGCTCAAGGAGTGGCTCGAGAACCTCAAGCCGGAGGACTTCGGCAAGTACAAGATGTAG